A single Arachidicoccus sp. BS20 DNA region contains:
- the yidC gene encoding membrane protein insertase YidC, producing the protein MKADKNTVIGLALLAVLFVAYFTLNNRERKAYEAQQKHIQDSLALVQKLHQKPVSVTDSLYADSLTKVTAAGGFVAAASGIEQTQTVENDLMKVTFSNKGGQIEKVELKKYKVYDSSLVTLGGADNQMGFAVNTSNNSSEYTNNLYFTALPVTKNADGSQIVTYQLKDSSGRIIENQYIIPKNDYLIDWNVNLNGAQQLLTANTLNLQWNTILHRQQYATKYEKEQSYLCYNTHDDGYDFTRAGRGSASKTFDKGADWIAFKQQFFNQTLIAKNKFKSGNATMTLTAKDLDDTSRQIFNDTANLQLQVPATAAVSIPLQLYYGPNDYYVLNKYDNGMKNMIDLGSGILAFVKYVNLWIIMPVFKFIASFVSNYGWVIILLTIFIRLVTSPLTYKSYYSSAKMKVLKPELDELKKKFPEQQTFAMEQMKLFREAGVNPLSGCFPILLQIPIFFALYRFFNSSIALRGQGFLWAKDLSAYDSIIHFSSHVPLLGDHLSLFTITYCITSLFTSMYNMNMSTQSNAPGQEMMKYMPYIMPFVFFFVFNGLPAALTLYYTVSNLVTLGIQLVIQKYIIDHDKILAQINEKRKQPKQKSKLQIRMEQMQEQQKKMQDLRKRN; encoded by the coding sequence ATGAAGGCAGATAAAAACACCGTCATCGGGTTGGCATTGTTAGCAGTTTTGTTCGTGGCATATTTTACGCTCAACAACCGCGAGCGCAAGGCTTATGAAGCGCAGCAAAAGCATATTCAGGATTCACTCGCTTTGGTGCAGAAGCTGCATCAGAAACCGGTAAGTGTTACCGATTCTTTGTACGCAGATTCTCTCACAAAAGTAACTGCTGCCGGCGGTTTTGTTGCGGCAGCCAGCGGAATAGAGCAAACACAAACAGTGGAAAATGATTTGATGAAAGTTACTTTTTCCAATAAAGGCGGGCAAATTGAAAAAGTAGAACTGAAAAAATACAAAGTTTACGATTCATCGCTTGTAACATTGGGCGGTGCAGACAATCAGATGGGTTTTGCGGTAAATACATCCAATAATAGTTCTGAATATACGAATAATCTATATTTCACTGCATTGCCTGTTACAAAGAATGCAGATGGAAGTCAAATAGTAACTTATCAGCTGAAAGATTCAAGCGGAAGGATTATAGAAAATCAATACATCATTCCGAAAAATGATTACCTGATTGACTGGAATGTAAACCTGAACGGCGCACAGCAATTGCTTACGGCAAATACGCTGAATTTACAATGGAACACAATATTGCATCGCCAGCAATATGCAACTAAATATGAAAAAGAACAGTCGTACCTATGTTACAATACGCACGACGACGGATATGATTTTACACGTGCAGGCAGAGGTAGCGCCAGCAAAACTTTTGACAAAGGAGCCGACTGGATTGCTTTCAAACAGCAGTTTTTTAATCAGACTTTAATTGCGAAAAATAAATTCAAATCTGGTAATGCAACTATGACGCTTACTGCAAAAGATTTGGACGATACTTCGCGGCAAATATTCAACGATACGGCAAATTTGCAATTGCAGGTTCCTGCAACGGCTGCGGTTTCTATTCCGTTGCAATTGTATTACGGACCGAATGATTATTATGTGCTGAATAAGTACGACAATGGCATGAAGAATATGATTGATTTGGGTTCCGGTATTTTGGCTTTTGTAAAATATGTGAACCTGTGGATTATCATGCCGGTGTTCAAATTCATTGCAAGTTTTGTAAGCAACTACGGTTGGGTAATTATTTTATTGACTATTTTTATCCGTCTGGTTACATCGCCGCTTACTTATAAAAGTTATTACAGCAGTGCAAAAATGAAGGTGTTGAAGCCGGAGCTGGATGAGCTTAAAAAGAAATTTCCAGAGCAACAGACTTTTGCCATGGAGCAAATGAAGCTCTTCCGTGAGGCGGGCGTAAATCCATTAAGCGGATGTTTCCCTATTTTGCTGCAAATACCCATATTCTTTGCATTGTACCGCTTCTTCAATTCGAGCATTGCACTGCGCGGACAAGGATTTTTGTGGGCGAAAGACTTATCGGCTTACGATTCCATTATCCATTTTTCTTCCCACGTTCCGTTGCTTGGCGACCATCTGAGCTTGTTTACAATTACGTATTGTATCACAAGTTTGTTTACAAGTATGTATAACATGAATATGTCCACGCAATCCAATGCGCCCGGTCAGGAAATGATGAAATATATGCCTTACATCATGCCGTTTGTGTTCTTCTTTGTGTTCAATGGATTGCCGGCGGCGCTTACTTTGTATTACACTGTGAGCAATTTGGTAACGCTCGGCATACAGCTTGTGATTCAAAAATATATCATTGACCATGATAAAATATTGGCACAGATAAATGAAAAACGTAAGCAACCGAAGCAAAAGAGCAAGCTGCAAATACGTATGGAACAAATGCAGGAGCAACAAAAGAAAATGCAGGATTTGCGAAAGAGAAATTAA
- a CDS encoding helix-turn-helix domain-containing protein — MPKDKIPKQLILPERQALKIISLKSYIHELSEVPHRHDHYQLLWITKGHGSQSIDGISYPMQTNRVFLIRTGQIHKMEDLQRDGWMILFSDVLYNAIIKLFPALEQHGLLDVTAPQPFIDLDEKGILVYKNILPLLIEEQNSITPDIKLLATYLSSMLITANNMYVAENNVNTIQSNEAKSIVKQAKTLLEQNFKTQQQTQFYSDKLNISPRKLNAVLQTFYGITMHDLIQKRLLMESCILLASSSMNIKEICYHLGFADPAYFNRFFKKYMSTTPANYREHHKL; from the coding sequence ATGCCTAAAGACAAAATTCCTAAGCAGCTTATTCTTCCCGAACGGCAGGCACTAAAAATCATTTCTCTCAAATCGTATATCCACGAACTATCCGAAGTTCCGCATCGGCACGACCACTATCAATTACTGTGGATTACCAAAGGACATGGCAGTCAATCCATTGACGGCATCAGTTATCCAATGCAAACAAACCGTGTGTTTCTTATCCGAACCGGACAAATCCACAAAATGGAAGACCTGCAACGCGACGGCTGGATGATTCTGTTCAGCGACGTATTGTACAATGCAATCATCAAATTGTTTCCCGCTTTGGAACAACACGGTTTGCTCGATGTTACCGCGCCGCAGCCTTTTATAGACTTGGATGAGAAAGGTATTTTGGTTTACAAAAATATTTTGCCTTTGTTGATCGAAGAGCAAAACTCAATAACGCCCGATATAAAATTACTTGCAACCTATCTGTCTTCCATGCTTATCACGGCTAACAATATGTATGTTGCCGAAAATAATGTAAACACAATTCAGTCCAATGAAGCGAAAAGCATCGTTAAGCAAGCCAAAACATTACTGGAACAAAATTTCAAAACACAACAACAAACACAGTTCTACAGCGACAAACTGAATATTAGCCCGCGCAAATTAAACGCTGTTCTGCAAACATTTTACGGCATTACCATGCACGATTTAATCCAAAAACGCCTGCTGATGGAAAGCTGCATATTGCTTGCTTCGTCGTCCATGAACATTAAAGAAATCTGTTATCATCTCGGCTTCGCCGACCCCGCCTATTTCAACCGTTTTTTCAAAAAATATATGAGCACAACACCTGCGAATTACCGTGAACATCACAAGCTATAA
- a CDS encoding AEC family transporter: protein MVNFILIAFCIAAGMIFTATKSIHPDAHKSINTWILYIALPAVSFEYIPKIRWSEEMLLPAISSLIVWAGSWLFMEIYCRHKHYAQRTRSSLEIASGFANTSFIGFPLISAYFGEQYLSIAIICDQAMFVILSTAGIVAALKGGSQQNKPDARFILKRLVTFPPFIGCVSSLVLSHFINLQPTEPFFNKLAATVAPLALFSVGLQLKFKGWQQEIYQIGMSQIYKLLLAPVLVLILVLVLHLKGDIAKISVFEAAMPTLLTSSIIAEEYRLNARLTNLIIGISIIVGLATTALWYQIVQVFL, encoded by the coding sequence ATGGTCAATTTTATATTGATTGCGTTTTGCATCGCGGCAGGTATGATTTTCACAGCTACCAAATCCATTCATCCCGATGCGCACAAAAGCATCAACACGTGGATTTTATACATTGCGCTGCCCGCAGTTTCATTTGAATACATTCCCAAAATCCGGTGGTCGGAAGAAATGTTGCTGCCCGCAATATCTTCTCTTATAGTGTGGGCGGGAAGCTGGCTTTTTATGGAAATATACTGTCGCCACAAACATTACGCACAGCGCACGCGCAGCTCACTCGAAATAGCTTCCGGCTTTGCCAATACATCCTTCATCGGGTTTCCGCTTATTTCGGCTTATTTTGGCGAGCAGTATTTGAGTATTGCTATTATTTGCGACCAGGCGATGTTTGTAATTTTATCTACCGCCGGAATCGTGGCGGCATTGAAAGGCGGCTCACAACAAAACAAACCTGATGCCCGCTTTATTTTAAAAAGACTGGTTACATTTCCGCCGTTCATCGGTTGTGTAAGTTCTCTTGTGCTGTCACACTTTATCAATTTACAGCCTACTGAACCGTTTTTCAATAAACTTGCTGCAACGGTTGCGCCACTTGCGCTTTTTTCCGTAGGGTTACAATTAAAATTCAAAGGCTGGCAACAGGAAATTTATCAAATAGGTATGTCGCAGATTTATAAATTATTGCTGGCGCCCGTGCTTGTTCTTATACTTGTGCTCGTGCTTCATTTGAAAGGAGATATTGCCAAGATAAGCGTGTTTGAAGCCGCCATGCCAACGTTGCTCACATCAAGTATTATTGCAGAAGAATACAGACTGAATGCACGATTGACCAATTTGATTATCGGCATCAGCATTATCGTTGGTTTGGCAACAACTGCGTTATGGTATCAGATAGTACAAGTCTTTCTGTAG
- a CDS encoding LLM class flavin-dependent oxidoreductase, whose product MKDIKLSALDLAIVPQGGNTLTAIERTVKLAQHIEQAGYERLWLAEHHNMPNIASSATSVLIGHVAGKTKTLRIGSGGIMLPNHSPLQIAEQFGTLEALYPNRIDLGLGRAPGTDQITAYALRKNNMRYEYDFAANIAELQQFFYNTDEYAKVRAFPGEGANVPIWILGSSTDSAYLAAELGLPYAFAAHFAPAHLSAAMHIYQNNFKPSEFLDKPYSMACVNAIAADTDEEATHLSTSVYQLFIGIITNNRRPLQPPVDSLDYLWNEPVKAAVEQMTACSFIGSKNTIRKELSSFIQELNLNEVMISGNVFDADARNKSYSLIKEAMEE is encoded by the coding sequence ATGAAAGATATAAAACTATCCGCTTTGGATTTGGCAATTGTTCCGCAAGGCGGCAATACATTAACCGCCATAGAACGAACAGTAAAATTAGCACAGCACATAGAACAAGCAGGTTATGAAAGATTGTGGCTGGCAGAGCATCACAATATGCCGAATATTGCCAGCTCTGCAACATCTGTATTGATTGGTCATGTTGCAGGAAAAACAAAAACATTGCGCATCGGTTCGGGCGGCATTATGTTGCCCAATCATTCTCCGTTGCAGATTGCAGAGCAGTTTGGAACTTTAGAAGCATTGTACCCTAACAGAATTGATTTAGGACTTGGACGCGCCCCCGGCACAGACCAAATAACAGCTTATGCCTTACGCAAAAACAATATGCGGTACGAATATGATTTTGCGGCGAACATTGCAGAGCTGCAACAATTTTTTTACAACACCGATGAATATGCCAAAGTACGCGCGTTTCCCGGCGAAGGCGCAAATGTTCCCATTTGGATTTTAGGTTCGAGTACCGACAGCGCGTATCTCGCGGCAGAATTGGGTTTGCCGTATGCATTTGCAGCGCATTTTGCGCCTGCGCATTTGTCTGCGGCGATGCATATTTATCAAAACAATTTCAAGCCGTCGGAATTTTTGGATAAGCCTTATTCAATGGCTTGTGTCAATGCGATTGCAGCCGATACGGACGAAGAAGCGACGCATCTCTCAACATCGGTTTATCAGCTATTTATTGGGATTATAACCAACAATCGCAGACCATTACAACCGCCTGTCGATTCGCTGGATTACTTGTGGAACGAACCTGTAAAAGCTGCCGTTGAACAAATGACAGCTTGCAGTTTTATTGGTTCAAAAAATACCATTCGCAAAGAATTGTCTTCCTTTATTCAGGAATTAAATTTGAATGAAGTAATGATTAGCGGAAATGTGTTTGATGCCGATGCAAGGAATAAATCTTATTCGTTGATTAAAGAAGCGATGGAAGAATAA
- a CDS encoding AMP nucleosidase, which produces MKTKQEIVENWLPRYTGEKLKNFGEYILLTNFSNYVQKFAEWNKVKIIGQDRPFQCATAGDITIINFGMGSPGAATVMDLLSAINPKAVLFLGKCGGLKKRNKLGDLILPIAAIRGEGTSNDYFPPEVPALPAFALQKAISTTIRDYKVDYWTGTVYTTNRRVWEHDDDFKDYLVKIRAYAVDMETATIFTVGFFNHIPTGALLLVSDQPMIPEGVKTEAGDKKVTSSYVDNHLKIGIDSLKQLINNGLTVRHLRY; this is translated from the coding sequence ATGAAGACTAAACAAGAAATTGTTGAAAACTGGTTGCCACGCTACACAGGCGAGAAATTAAAGAACTTCGGAGAATATATTTTACTGACAAATTTCTCTAACTATGTTCAAAAGTTTGCCGAATGGAATAAAGTAAAAATCATCGGGCAAGACCGACCTTTTCAATGTGCGACTGCCGGCGATATTACAATCATCAATTTCGGGATGGGAAGTCCTGGTGCAGCTACGGTAATGGATTTGTTGTCTGCAATTAATCCGAAAGCAGTTTTGTTTTTAGGAAAATGCGGTGGACTGAAAAAGCGCAACAAACTCGGCGATTTGATTTTACCCATTGCAGCTATTCGCGGCGAAGGAACATCCAACGATTACTTTCCACCTGAAGTGCCCGCGCTGCCTGCGTTTGCATTGCAGAAAGCAATCTCTACAACTATTCGTGATTACAAAGTCGATTACTGGACGGGAACGGTTTACACCACCAACCGCCGCGTGTGGGAACACGACGACGATTTTAAAGACTACCTTGTAAAAATTCGCGCGTATGCGGTGGATATGGAAACTGCAACCATTTTTACCGTCGGATTTTTCAATCATATTCCCACAGGCGCATTACTGCTTGTAAGCGACCAACCAATGATTCCCGAGGGCGTAAAAACTGAAGCCGGCGATAAAAAAGTTACTTCTTCGTATGTGGACAATCATTTGAAAATCGGCATAGATTCTTTAAAGCAGTTAATCAATAACGGGCTTACGGTAAGACATTTGAGGTATTAA
- the trhO gene encoding oxygen-dependent tRNA uridine(34) hydroxylase TrhO, with product MAVLHNRVSNEVLKQQLMEETFKRTTISFYEYFPIQNPQEFRDFLYKNLNALNAFGRIYVAKEGINAQMSVPEENFEAFEKFIHSIPLLENLRLNVAVDDDGKSFWVLKIKVREKIVADGISDESFDMRNKGKYVNAAQMNEMLNDKETIVIDMRNHYEYEVGHFVNAVEIPSDTFRDQLNMAVDMLKDKAEDKNVVMYCTGGIRCEKASAWMLHNGFKNVYHLEGGIINYAQQLKKENLESKFIGKNFVFDNRLGERITDDVIARCHQCGKPCDTHVNCKNDGCHLLFIQCDECAAKYDNCCSVECKETLSMPLERQKELRKGIDKGQNIFNKSKVRLRPKLSELGRTL from the coding sequence ATGGCAGTATTACACAACCGCGTTTCAAACGAAGTGTTGAAACAGCAGCTTATGGAAGAAACTTTCAAGAGAACTACAATAAGTTTCTACGAGTATTTCCCCATTCAAAATCCGCAGGAGTTTCGCGATTTTCTGTACAAAAATCTGAATGCGTTAAATGCGTTCGGCAGAATTTATGTGGCGAAAGAAGGTATCAACGCACAAATGAGCGTGCCGGAAGAAAACTTTGAAGCGTTTGAAAAATTTATTCATTCCATTCCTTTGTTGGAAAATTTAAGATTAAACGTTGCGGTAGATGACGATGGAAAATCTTTCTGGGTGTTGAAAATAAAAGTGCGTGAAAAGATAGTCGCAGATGGCATTTCAGACGAATCGTTTGATATGCGCAACAAAGGGAAATACGTGAACGCCGCGCAAATGAACGAAATGCTGAACGACAAAGAAACGATTGTGATTGATATGCGCAATCATTATGAATACGAAGTCGGACATTTTGTAAATGCAGTGGAAATTCCGTCCGATACTTTCCGTGACCAGCTCAACATGGCTGTTGATATGCTGAAAGATAAAGCCGAAGACAAAAATGTAGTGATGTATTGTACCGGCGGCATTCGTTGCGAAAAAGCCAGCGCATGGATGTTGCACAACGGGTTTAAAAATGTGTATCATCTCGAAGGTGGTATTATCAATTACGCGCAACAGTTAAAGAAAGAAAATCTGGAAAGTAAATTTATTGGCAAAAATTTTGTGTTTGATAATCGTCTTGGCGAACGTATTACAGACGATGTAATTGCGCGTTGCCATCAATGCGGAAAGCCTTGCGATACGCATGTGAACTGCAAAAACGACGGCTGCCATTTGCTCTTTATTCAATGCGATGAATGCGCCGCAAAGTATGATAATTGCTGCTCTGTTGAATGCAAGGAAACTTTGTCCATGCCTTTGGAACGGCAAAAAGAATTGCGCAAAGGAATCGATAAAGGACAAAATATTTTCAACAAATCGAAAGTGAGATTAAGACCGAAATTGTCGGAGTTGGGAAGGACGTTATAA
- a CDS encoding DUF47 domain-containing protein, with amino-acid sequence MGFNNFGKIFMPKNNLFYEIFEDVATTLYQMGQLLKKSANEPDRDKRSAALISMEDFEHRNDESTHRVMTELSRNFITPFDREDIHALAMSLDDVADCIYASMKKIQFYNVNPVNDSVITRMVELIEIGTLELKNAVNGLRDMKNLRKMTESLIKINSIENQADDIYDLSIEKLFELEQDVKALIKKREVYQILEKVVDKMEDAANTVESIIIKYS; translated from the coding sequence ATGGGATTTAACAACTTCGGAAAAATCTTCATGCCCAAAAATAATCTCTTCTACGAGATTTTTGAAGATGTAGCAACAACGCTTTACCAAATGGGACAATTGTTGAAAAAATCGGCAAACGAACCCGATAGAGACAAGCGCTCGGCTGCGCTTATATCGATGGAAGATTTTGAACACAGAAACGACGAAAGTACACACCGCGTAATGACGGAATTGAGCCGAAATTTCATTACGCCTTTTGACCGGGAAGATATTCACGCTTTGGCAATGTCTTTGGACGATGTGGCAGATTGCATCTACGCTTCTATGAAAAAAATACAATTCTACAATGTAAATCCTGTAAATGATTCCGTAATCACACGCATGGTGGAACTGATTGAAATAGGAACACTGGAATTGAAAAACGCCGTAAACGGTTTGCGTGATATGAAAAATCTTCGCAAAATGACCGAATCTCTTATCAAAATCAACAGTATCGAAAATCAGGCAGATGATATTTATGACCTGAGCATCGAAAAATTGTTTGAACTGGAGCAGGATGTAAAAGCATTGATTAAGAAAAGGGAAGTGTACCAGATATTGGAAAAAGTGGTGGACAAAATGGAAGATGCAGCCAATACGGTTGAGTCTATTATTATCAAATATTCATAA
- a CDS encoding inorganic phosphate transporter, with protein sequence MFGFSTLLIVIIAFALVFDYINGFHDSANSIATIVSTKVLTPFQAVLWAALWNFVAYFVFKEHKVANTVAKTIHPEFVTLTVILAGLLAAIFWNLLTWWFGIPSSSSHTLIGGFIGAALAHTGGNINVVELRNVGVTVLFIFLSPIIGMILSFIITIIINWVARKSHPYRAEKWFKRLQLLSSAAFSLGHGGNDAQKVMGLITVALLLDKNGGQALNENAPILQTMMQNNWIPFACYTAIGLGTMSGGWRIVKTMGSRITKVTPIEGVAAETASASTLILTEALGVPVSTTHTVTGAIMGVGATKRLSAVRWGVTVNLIWAWILTIPVSAGVAALVYWMLHSLLHLPG encoded by the coding sequence ATGTTCGGATTTTCCACCTTGCTGATTGTAATTATTGCATTTGCGCTGGTATTTGATTATATCAACGGTTTCCACGACTCCGCAAATTCAATAGCTACTATAGTTTCAACAAAAGTACTTACGCCGTTTCAGGCTGTATTGTGGGCGGCGCTTTGGAATTTTGTTGCTTATTTTGTTTTCAAAGAACACAAAGTTGCTAACACAGTTGCAAAAACCATCCATCCCGAATTTGTAACACTTACGGTAATTCTTGCCGGCTTGCTCGCCGCCATTTTCTGGAACTTGCTTACCTGGTGGTTTGGCATTCCGTCAAGCTCTTCACATACATTGATTGGCGGATTCATTGGTGCCGCTTTGGCACATACCGGCGGCAACATCAACGTAGTGGAATTACGTAATGTGGGCGTAACAGTCTTGTTTATTTTCCTCTCTCCCATTATCGGGATGATACTTTCTTTTATTATAACCATTATCATCAACTGGGTCGCACGAAAATCGCATCCCTACCGCGCAGAAAAATGGTTTAAGCGTTTGCAGCTTTTATCATCCGCAGCCTTTAGTTTGGGACACGGTGGAAATGATGCACAAAAAGTAATGGGGTTAATTACCGTTGCTTTATTGTTGGATAAAAACGGCGGGCAAGCATTAAACGAAAATGCACCTATTCTTCAGACTATGATGCAGAACAACTGGATTCCTTTTGCTTGTTATACTGCAATCGGTTTAGGCACCATGAGCGGCGGCTGGCGCATTGTAAAAACAATGGGGTCGCGCATTACCAAAGTAACGCCGATTGAAGGAGTTGCGGCTGAAACAGCATCGGCATCCACTTTAATTTTGACAGAGGCATTGGGCGTTCCCGTAAGCACTACACACACCGTAACCGGCGCAATTATGGGCGTAGGCGCAACAAAACGCTTGTCAGCCGTGCGTTGGGGCGTTACGGTTAATCTTATCTGGGCATGGATATTAACGATTCCCGTAAGTGCAGGCGTTGCCGCACTTGTGTACTGGATGTTGCATTCATTGCTGCACTTACCGGGATAA
- the thrC gene encoding threonine synthase, with protein sequence MKYYSLHKAAPDVDFREAVVNGQAPDKGLYFPESIPQLPKDFVERLSSLSKEEISFKVMKPYVGESIPDDVLQKIVSETINFPFPLIRVDENIFSLELFHGPTYAFKDVGARFMSRCLGYFNQSSSKKTTILVATSGDTGGAVANGFLGVEGVEVIILYPSKKVSPVQELQLTTLGENITALEVQGSFDDCQAIVKQAFIDEDLKQKYQLTSANSINVGRWLPQQLYYFFALQNWQEKEPPVICVPSGNFGNICAGVLANVSGMPVKHFIAACNANDTIPLFLETNSYQPKNSVSTISNAMDVGNPSNFVRILELFHQQTNDLKKHFTAVSVSDDETRKTISDVYDDAGYLLDPHGAVAYKALSDYLKINKSDKGIFLETAHPVKFPDVIEELLQIKIPLPENAKTLFAKEKQSILIDASFDKVKDWMMNR encoded by the coding sequence ATGAAATATTACAGTTTACATAAAGCCGCGCCGGACGTGGATTTCAGAGAAGCGGTCGTTAACGGACAAGCGCCGGACAAAGGTTTGTATTTTCCTGAAAGCATTCCGCAACTGCCGAAAGATTTTGTGGAACGGCTTTCTTCATTATCAAAAGAAGAAATTAGTTTTAAGGTAATGAAACCATATGTCGGCGAGAGTATTCCCGATGATGTATTGCAGAAGATTGTGAGTGAAACAATCAACTTTCCGTTTCCGTTAATTCGTGTGGATGAAAATATTTTTTCACTCGAATTGTTTCACGGACCAACGTATGCTTTCAAAGATGTTGGCGCAAGATTTATGAGCCGGTGTTTGGGTTATTTCAACCAGTCTTCATCCAAAAAAACAACAATACTTGTAGCAACTTCCGGCGATACAGGCGGTGCAGTTGCGAACGGATTTTTGGGTGTTGAAGGCGTTGAAGTAATTATTTTATATCCATCAAAAAAAGTAAGTCCTGTGCAAGAATTACAACTCACAACTTTGGGCGAAAACATTACTGCGCTTGAGGTTCAGGGAAGTTTTGACGATTGTCAGGCAATTGTGAAACAGGCATTTATTGATGAAGATTTGAAACAAAAATACCAGCTTACATCGGCAAACTCGATTAACGTTGGTCGTTGGTTACCGCAACAGTTGTATTACTTTTTTGCCTTGCAAAATTGGCAAGAAAAAGAGCCGCCTGTGATTTGTGTGCCAAGCGGAAATTTCGGAAATATTTGTGCGGGCGTTTTGGCGAATGTTTCGGGTATGCCCGTGAAACATTTTATTGCGGCTTGCAATGCCAACGATACAATTCCTTTGTTTTTAGAAACAAATAGTTATCAGCCTAAAAATTCAGTTTCGACTATTTCAAATGCAATGGACGTAGGCAATCCAAGCAATTTTGTAAGAATTTTGGAATTGTTTCATCAGCAAACGAATGATTTAAAAAAACATTTTACAGCGGTTTCTGTTTCCGATGATGAAACAAGAAAAACCATCAGCGATGTGTATGACGATGCCGGTTATTTGCTCGACCCCCATGGCGCGGTGGCTTATAAGGCGTTGAGCGATTACTTAAAAATCAATAAAAGCGATAAAGGAATTTTCTTGGAAACCGCACATCCCGTGAAGTTTCCCGATGTGATTGAAGAATTGTTACAAATCAAAATTCCTCTTCCCGAAAATGCAAAAACATTGTTTGCAAAGGAAAAACAAAGTATTTTGATAGATGCAAGTTTTGATAAAGTTAAAGATTGGATGATGAACCGGTAA
- a CDS encoding homoserine kinase produces the protein MNFCTVHAPGTVANLVCGFDILGLCLNEPADKMEIKLLDERKIIVRSADGYPLPEDPALNTAGAPLLEMLKDIDANIGFEVLIHKRIKPGSGAGSSAASAAGAVVGANYLLNNRFTKQQLIQYAMFGEKVASGVKHADNVAPCIYGGITLIRSINPLDIIPLPAPDLFVTLVHPQIEVRTADARAVLRQQVELKKAIRQWGNIAGLVAGILQNDIDLIGRSLEDHIIEPVRSILIPGFAELKKKCLDAGALGGGISGSGPSIFMLSKDETTAHKIEDEMKQVYTELQIDFHTYVSKINKDGARIV, from the coding sequence ATGAATTTCTGTACAGTACACGCGCCGGGAACGGTTGCAAATTTGGTTTGTGGCTTTGATATTCTTGGTTTGTGCCTCAACGAACCTGCGGATAAAATGGAAATAAAATTATTGGACGAAAGAAAAATAATTGTCCGCAGCGCAGATGGTTATCCTTTGCCCGAAGACCCTGCGTTGAACACGGCTGGCGCGCCGTTGCTTGAAATGTTGAAAGATATTGATGCGAATATTGGCTTTGAAGTTTTGATACATAAACGCATCAAACCCGGCAGCGGCGCGGGTTCCAGCGCGGCGAGCGCGGCAGGTGCAGTCGTTGGCGCAAATTATTTGTTGAACAATCGTTTTACAAAACAGCAGTTGATTCAATACGCAATGTTCGGCGAGAAAGTTGCAAGCGGCGTGAAACACGCGGATAATGTTGCGCCTTGCATTTACGGCGGCATTACGTTAATTCGCTCGATTAATCCTTTGGATATTATTCCGTTGCCCGCGCCCGATTTGTTTGTAACGCTTGTGCATCCGCAAATCGAAGTGCGCACCGCAGACGCGCGTGCAGTGCTTCGCCAACAAGTTGAATTGAAAAAAGCCATTCGCCAATGGGGAAATATTGCGGGGCTTGTCGCAGGCATTTTGCAGAATGATATTGATTTAATCGGTCGTTCATTGGAAGACCATATTATTGAACCTGTGCGAAGTATTTTAATTCCGGGTTTTGCAGAGTTGAAGAAAAAATGTTTGGATGCAGGTGCGCTCGGCGGCGGTATTTCGGGTTCTGGTCCATCTATTTTTATGTTGAGTAAAGACGAAACGACCGCACATAAAATTGAGGATGAAATGAAGCAGGTTTATACAGAACTGCAAATAGATTTTCATACTTATGTTTCTAAAATAAATAAAGACGGAGCAAGAATTGTCTGA